AGGAACTGGGTTTCGTGGATTTGCCGTTCCTGTTCAAGTCCAACGAACAGGCAAGAAACGCCATGGCGGGTGGTCTGGGGCAACACCTCAGCAAATGCATCGAAGACATCTGCAATTACCGCATCTTGGGCTATTTCGAAAACGGCTTCAGGCATATTTCCAACAAGCTGCACCCAGTGCATGTGCCAGCTGACATGAAGGGCCTAAAAACGCGCGTGCTGCCAAGCAACATCCAGGTGCGAACCTTCCAACTTTTGGGCGCAGACCCCCTTCGAATTGACCTGTCTGAAGCCATCAAGGGTGTCGTCGAAGGCACCTTGGATGCGCAGGAAAATCCGCTCGCCAATACCGTGACCTATGGCGTGCATAAGTTTCATCCCTATCACACGCTCAGCAATCATTTCTATATTTCGCGGCCGATATTCGCGCATCGGGATTCATTCGAAGCCATGCCTGATGACATCCGCGAAGCTTTCCAAAAGGAAATATCCAACGTCATTCCGATGCAGCAGGAATGGGCCGTGGCGGAAGAAGACATCGCCCAACAAGCTCTCTTGGATGAAGGCTGTGAGATCGTGGAACTGAGCGATGAAGAACACGCCGCATTTGTCGCCGCGGTTGGCCCGTTGTTGGACGACGCACGAGATATGTTTGGAAATGAAATGTTTGAATTGTTGGAGCAAGCCTGATGAGATTTTGCCGCTATAATGATAACCGGCTGGGTGTGGTGCGGGGCGATCAAGTCCATGATGTAACGGACGTGATGAACGATCTGCCGTCCTACCGTTATCCGGCACCGCTGGGCGATGCACTGATCTCAAACCTTGATACCCTGCGTCCCAAGATGGAAGCCCTGGCTGACAAAGTGGCAGGTATTCCAATTGATGGATTAGATCTGCTCAGCCCAGTCGCCAACCCAACAAAAATTATGGGCACGCCGCAGAATTATAAAAAGCATGTGGACGAAACCTTCGCCGATGCCAACATCCACCACGGCAAACCAAAGCGCAGTCTCGCCGACCAAGGTCTTTTCTTGAAAGCTAACAGCGCCTTGGTTGGGCCATCAGCAGGCGTGACGCTTCGTTTTCCAGATCGGCGCACGGATCACGAGGCAGAACTGGGTGTGATTATCGGCAAAGTCGGATCAGAGATTTCTGAAGCAGACGCGCTTGATTACGTCGCGGGCTACGCCATTGCGCTGGATATGGTCGTCCGCGGACCAGAAGACCGAAGCTTTCGGAAATCAGTTGATAGCTATGCGGTGCTCGGCCCCTGGTTCGTCACCCGAGATGAAATTTCTGATCCGCAGGACCTAAACTTCAACATTAAAGTCAGCGGCGAAATTCGCCAGCAGGCCAACACCAAAGACATGATCCTGTCCGTCGCCAAACAAATTGCCTGGGCGTCAGAATTCTACACCCTGCATCCCGGCGATATCCTGATGTCCGGCACCTGCGAAGGCGTCAGCCAGGTTAAACCCGGCGATGAAATGGTGATAGAATTCGACGGCGTTGGGACCATGGTTATGGGGATAAACGAATAGAGTAAATCCGGAGATTATATAAAGCATGTCAAATTCGGATTGGGATATATCGGATGATGCAGCGGCGCTGCATGATCGGGCGGTAATCTGCAATACGACGCTCAAATCCATCGTGTCACTGGGCGCGGAACAACTTGGCGAGACCTTGCCGAGGTACTTGGCATCGGGTTTCACCTATGTGTCTTTGACCGTCGGTCTTGATGAAACGCCCTTGCAGGAAACCGTGCTCTATTGCGCGCGCGAACGCCGCCGCTACAAAAACTCAAAGGACTACATCTTCGTTGAGACCGTGGACGACATCCTCCGGGCGAAGAAAGAAGGCAAGCTCGCGGTCGGATTTCATTTTCAAGGATCAAATCCGCTTATGAGTGAACTCGCCATGGTTGAGCTTTATTACAACCTTGGCATCCGACACATGGTGATGGTCTTCAATCACAAAAACCCGGTCGGCGATGGTTGCCTTGAGCGCACCGACGGCGGCCTCAGCCAATACGGCATTCGATTAATCGAAGAAATGAACCGCGTCGGCATCATGGTCGATTGCACCCATGCCGGATATACGACAAGTATGGAAGCCATGGATGTTTCCAAAGAGCCTGTAATCTTTTCTCATTGCAATGTGCTCGGGCTTCGTGACCATCAACGCAACATTCGCGACGATCAGATTACCGCGTGCGCCAAGACCGGCGGCGTGATCGGGATCAGCGGTATCGCGCGGTTCATGGCAGATCCCCAAGATGATTCCACTGAAAAATTTTTTGAACATATTGATTATGTTACGAACTTGGTCGGCCCTGAGCACGTGTGTATTGGACTGGATCACAACTACTCGCTCACGACGCGGCACAAGTACTACGAGGACAATCCACACCTTCTGTCAAAAGACGATCCAAACTTCCCCTTCAAATACGTCCAGCCAGAACAATTTCCGAAACTCACGGAAATGATGCTCGAGAACGGATATAGCGAGAGCGATGTTGAAGGGATACTCGGAGAAAATTTCTTAAGAGTCGCTCGCCAAGTTTGGAAATAGCAAAAACCTTCACACGCCCGCTTGGTTAAAGACCTCGGCAATCGCCGCCGCCAAGGCTTCCCAATCGGGGATGGGCCGATCCTTCAGGGCATCGTTTAGGAGCAAACTTCGGTCTTTGAAATTAATGAAGACAGGGACGCCCGCGCCATAGTACGCCACCAGGAGTTGGACAACATCAGGAGCCTGGAAAGATTTGATGTCCTCAGTCGCCTTCGCCGCCAGCCCAGGTTTCCTGCCGAACCGTTCGGGGATGTGCTCCGTCGTTAGGTGAAACAAGACACCGCATTTGTCAGGCCGCAGCCCCTCCCTAAATGCATCGTCCAAGCGCCATAAGCAGTACCAGTCTTTACAGATTTCCGGCCAATCGGGGTAAATTCCGCATCCTTCATCAAAAACGCAGTTCGGGCACCAAATGTCTGCGTCCTTTTTAAAGTCAGGTTCGTCGATGACCAATTCCTTGCAGCACGCCGTACAGCGACCACATTCGCGCCCCACCACAAGCTGGTCGATTAACAAATTTTTTGCGTTATCAGGCATCTAAATTCGCTTCCGCCATATCTAAAGGAGGGTGTCGCGTGTTAAAATAATATGATCTCATAGATGGATACTGAATATCACAATGCTTTTGGTTGTCTAACCGCTTGGTGAAGGAAAATGCCCATGTATTTCTTCCGCAAAGTATCTTCAATCATTGTTATGTCCCTTCTGGCAGTCGGCTTGGTCGCAGGTGACGGATCGTTCTCTCCGGCGAATGCCAACCCGAAGAAAATTAAACGCATTTTCAAAAAGAATGACTCCGATGGTGACAATAAAATTTCTGCCGATGAATGGCCCAAGTCAACGGAAGCCTTTAAGAAAATTGATGCCGACGGCGATGGTTACCTGACGAAGAGCGAGTTCAAAAACTTTTTTGCCGGTGGCGGCGGCCCTGGCGGGAGTCCAAGAGCCGATAGAGGCGAGGGACCAAAACTTGAAGGAGAAATCCAAAGAAGCGACATCGACGAGACCTCTATGGTTGCCTTTAGGGCCCGCCTTAGTAACCCCGAGTCACAAGAAAGAGGGCTGCTTGAAAGTACATTGGAGCCGATTTACCCGGAAGGTTTAAAATGTCCCAAAATTGACCATATATATGGCGAGGAATGGCAGGGGCCCGTCCCCGACCGCATCCATACCGGTTCTGATATTCCCGCTGGCTGGGACGATCCGATCTACGCCATGGCTGACGGACAGGTCGTCGCGAAGTTCCTTGGGGAGAAGGGTCACCGGGGATTACAGTTAGTTCTTCGGCACACGCCGGAGGAAACAGGTCTGCCCGTATGGGTCTACACACTATATTCGCATTTTTTTAAATTGCCGACGTTGAAGGTCGGTGACCGCGTGCGCATGGGTGACTACCTGGGTCCCAATGGCGCAAGCGGGGTTCCCAGCAGGCACCGCGACCCGCACTTACATTTGACGGTCTACTATTCCACGTCTCCCGAATACGCGGTGTCCAGGAATTTCATTTTCCCACAGAAGCTTCATTTTACGGATGCTGTCGCCCTTTTTCGGGGAGGAATGCCCTTGCACCCCGCCAAGCTTCGAAAATTGCCCGATGACCAAAAGAAAGTGAAGATCGTTTACAAGACCAAGTCGGGCGAAATATCCAAACCGGGAAGCAAGTTCATTTGGCCCTTTGCATGTCGTAAAGAGTAGCCGGTGTAGGGAGAGGTCAATGAGTCGCATCATCCTAATTGCCATAATATGCCCCACCATTTTCCTGAGCGCCATAGCTGCGTTTGCTGCGGACTACAAAATCACTCACCTGGAACAAAGTCGGGTTTTTGCCGGCACGACCTTGCTGGCTGATATGTCTGATCCCAGTGAGCCCAAGGTGGTCGAGGTTGATTTTGACGGCACGGTCTTATGGAAGTTCACGCCGCCTCGGTCCATGAGCGGCGATATTCTGGACGCCGCCAAGCTCGCGAACGGAAATGTTCTGATCACCGTCCGAGACTCTGGAATTTATGAAATCAGGCGTGATGGTAGGGTCGTGTGGGGGCATGAAGATTCCGGCGCGTCCCACGATGCGGACCGTCTCCCCAATGGCAACACGCTATATAATCGCGGCTGGCAGGATAAGGGCGACGACGTGGTGCGGGAGATTGATCCCGAAGGCAAAATTGTTTGGGCTTGGACAGGACTCGCCGACTACGACCGCGAACCGTTTGAAGATATCGATGTCCATGGCTGGATGCATGTGAATTCAGTCTCGCGTCTGGCCAATGGCAACACCCTGGTCAGCATGCGCAACTTCAACACCGTCGCCGAAGTTGGCCAAAATGGACGTGTGGTACGGAGTTGGACGTTTAGAGGGAAAGACCGCCGATCAGGACTCAAGACCCGCGGCGAGATAAAGGGGCAGCGCAACCACGAACCTGAGATTCTCAAAAACGGTAACATGCTCTTGGCATTGCGACGGCCGAACCGCTTCGTTGAATTCAACCTTGAGACTCAAGAAATCGTGTGGAGTTGGAAGCACCCTGACGGCAATAGCGAGTTGCGCACCAACCGTGAAGCCAATCGCCTTCCCAATGGCAATACGCTTGGTTCGGCAGGTAATAAACTAATTGAAATCGCGCCGGATGGAACCATCGTCTGGCAAATGTTGGCTCCCAGTGGTAGCGATAACCATCGTAAATTTCACAAGGCCATTCGCATTGGCACAGACGGCAAGGCCTATGGTGGCTAGTATGGTGAATTCATGAATACCCCAACCAAATATTCCGATATGCATGTGCTTGTCGTCGAGGATGACAAGTTCATGCGCGATATGGTGCGCCGGGTCCTAGAGATGATCGGCGTGACTAAAATCACTGAGGCAACAGATGGCAGTGACGGCCTCAAGAAACTCGTTGAAGTGTCCCCTGATTTGATCGTCCTCGATATCATGATGGAACCGATGAACGGCCTACAGTTTCTAAAATCGGTTCGAACGGGTCTCAGTACCCGTCGTGATTATCCGGTCGTTGTCTTAACTGGATCAAATGATGAATCGGTCTTAGGGACGGCGATGTCATTGGATTGCAATGCATTCGTAGACAAAGCCGTAAGTCTCGGTGAAATTAAAGATCGCGTGGCACGGGTCATTGCGGACCCGGTACGCTTACGCAGCCCCGACGCTTATCAAGCCGTGCACATTCCAAACATTAAAAGCGGTGCTGTCATCGAAAGTCGGCTGCGGGCCTCCGCTCCCCCCCCTGCCAGAGCTCACGAAATTCCGCTCGAGATGGTCAAGCCGGGATCAACCCTGGCCCGTGATGTATTGTCGGATAATGGCAACGTGTTGATGATCGGAGGCACAGTTCTCGGCGTTTCAGTTTTAAACAACCTGAGAGACATCTCAAAGATCATCGATTTACCGACGCTTTGGGTTAAAGAATAGCGCCCTCAATTCCCCCTACCCCTTCAAGACCTTCAGCACTCGCTCCGGCGTAAACGGCATGTGAGTTAACCGCTTGCCGGTTAGTTTGTGGAAGGCATTGGCGATGGCGGCTCCGATAAAGGGATTGCCGATTTCTCCAAGGCCCGTGGGTTTGGTTGACCGATCAATGAATTCAACGTGGAGTTCTTCCGGGGCTTCCGACATTCGCAGGACTTCGTAGTCATGGAAATTTGACTGTTCGACCACGCCGTTTTTAATCGTCACGCGTTCTTTAAGGATGCTTGATATCCCGTAGATCATGCCGCTTTCAATATTGCGCCGCGCCATTTCAGGCTGCACAACGGTCCCGCCGTCAATCGCCGCCCAGACTTTATGCACGCGAATTTTTCCAGTCTTTTCATCGAGCGATATCTCGACAACGCCAGCACCCAAGGAGCCTGAGCGTTCACTGACCGAAAGCCCCACGGCACGGTCTTTGGGTCGCTTGTCGCCCCATTTTGACATCTCCGCCACTTTGTCGAAGACGCGCTTGGCCTTGGCGTTCATCGCCATGCGTTGACGGCGGAATTCCAGCGGGTCCAGTCCTTCGCTTTCCGCCATCTCGTCGACGACGCTTTCGATGGCGAAAATATTGAACGGGTGCGCCACCGCCCGCCAATGCTTCAAGCGGATGCCATGGGATTGGCCGCGACGTTCTATCAACTGATTGGGAATACCGTAGTACCGATCCAGCTTAATGCCCGAGACTGTCAGCCTAGGACCATCCCCAACGACGCAGTGCTTCCACCCGGCGATCTTGCCGCTGGCATCCAACGCCGCCTCAACACACTGATAAGTTTGCGGACGAAACATGCCATAGGCGATGTCGTCTTCCCGGGTCCAGATCATCTTCACCGGACGTTTCACCTGACGTGCAACAACAGCAGCCTCGACCGTGTAGTCGGAGATTGAACGCCGACCGAACCCACCACCCAGATACATTTGATGATGATCCACCTGAGACGTTTCCAACCCAAGTGCGCGGGCAATATAACGCCGCGAAATGCCGGGGGCTTGTGTCCCCTCCCATACTTCAACACCGTCGCCTGCCGCATTAAATCGCGCCACGGCGTTCAGCGGTTCCATCTGCGCGTGGTAGCCGTAGTCAGACCTAAATTCCCGCCGGAAAATTTTGCCACCTTTGGTCTTGGAGAAAGCAGCACCGACGTCGCCTTTCTCCTTCACCGTCTTGGACGGGGCGGATGAACTGCCTGCCACCTTCGCATAGGTGTCTTCCAACGAAGCTTCTGAATCATAGCCTTCGGCCATGGCATCCTTCGCCCACTCCACTTTTAGCTCGGCTTTGGCTGCCAGCACATGCTCGAACGTATCTGCGACCACGGCAACGCCATGGCTCACAGGAACGACATCGACCACACCGCGCATGGCTTTGATCTTCGCATCATTCCAGCTTTGCGGGCTGGCTTGCTGCACCGGGGCATGCAAGGTCCCTGCATAGACCAGTCCCGGTAGGTGAACATCGATGGCGAACTTGGCCGAGCCATCCACTTTTTCTGGAATATCGCGCCGAGGGACTGACTTTCCGATCAGTCGGAATTGGCTTTTCTTTTTAAGCTCAGATTTAGCCACCGCTGGCATTTTCGCGGGTACATCTGCAAAAGCAGAGATTTCACCATAGGTCATTTTCCGGCCTGTGGATTTATGAACAACGCGGCCCGGCTCCGTCGTCAGGCTGGCTTTGGACACACCCCATTTTTTAGCTGCCGCCGCGATCAATACCTTCCGCACCTGAGCACCGGCAATGCGCATGTCGTTATAATAATATGCAATCGCGTGACTGCCGAAGATGCCCATGAGTTTCCGCGACCGGCCCCGGCGCGTCATGGTATAGCCGTAAACTTTGGGCTCTGCTGGTGCCATCTCTAATGTCACCTTGTCCCAATCCGCATCCAGTTCTTCAGCCAACACGGTGGGAACCCCGGTCATAGACCCCTGCCCCATTTCGGCGGCGGGTGTGATGATGGTGACCTTGTTGTCCGGCGTAATCCGAACCCACGCGCCGACATTGCGCTCCGACGTTCGTGCTTCCGCCGCTCCGATCAATGACGCCCCTTTGGGGCTGACCGCAACGGCGAATGTCAGTCCGGCACTGCCTGCTATAAATCCGCGCCGTGAAACCTTGATCTTTTTTGCACTGAGATATGTCATGGCTTAGCCCTCCTTCGCTGCGCGCTGGATGGCGGCAATGATCCGGGTGTAGGTTCCACACCGGCAGATGTTGCCGTTCATGTGAGAAACGATTTGATCCCGGGTCGGGTCGGGAGTGGCTTTTAACAACTCAGCTGCCTTCATGATCTGACCTGACTGGCAGTACCCACATTGCGGCACTTGCTCAGCGATCCAAGCCTTTTGAAGGGCGTGGCTTTTACCCATCGACAGGCCTTCGATGGTTGTGACTTCCGCCCCATCAACATCGGAGAGCGCCGTCTGACACGACCGCACCGCCTTACCGTTAACGTGAACAGTGCAGGCTCCGCAGAGCCCAGCCCCGCACCCGAACTTTGTTCCGGTAAGTTGCAAATGTTCGCGGATCGCCCACAGCAGCGGTGTATCCCCCTCAGCCGACACCGTTGCCCGCTTGCCGTTAATATTAAAAGCAACCATGACGTTCTCTCCTGACCCTTTGACAAGATTAAACCCAAATTTTTAGAAATCGCGCCAAGCCCTGTGCGCGTTATTTCGATAAAGTTTGGACTTCTTTGTGGCCAGGATCAAGCCTGTAACGAAAGATTGAATGAAGGTCCCGAAGTTTGGAAAATGGAAACGTATTGATGGCCAATCGATTTACCGACGCTGTCGAATCAGCAACAGCGTCAGCCAGGTTAATTCTGGCAACGTGATGAGAGTGATCTTTAACGGCACCGGCGAGATGGTCGTCAGAATTAACGGCTAAGCAGTTAACATGCTGTCGCCGTCTACGGTCGCCTTCCCCTCACCGCCAAAGCGTGTGGCGAAGTAGCCAATAATCAGGCCGAGAACAGCCCCTTCCAAACTGAACCAGAAGGGCGATTGCAGAAGCCCATTCAGACCAAACACACTCTCCATCATGGCCTTCATCGCGTCATAGGCGAAGAACGTGAGCACAAAATTCATCCATGTCCCGACAAACGGCGCACGAACCCACCACGGCAGTGGCAAATTAAGGATGGGATGGCGTGTTACGACGCCGAAAACACCAATGATGGCGCCTACTGTCGGATACCACAGTAATATGCCCCACCGAAGAAAGTCGCCCCCATCCGGCAGATAGTAAGGCACCATGATAAATCCGATAAGTCCGAAGATCAGTCCAATCCCCTTGCCGATGGCAATCCGCGTGAAAAGCGAAGGATTTTCAAACATGATGATCCACCTTTCAGTGACCTTCTAAAATTCGAAACATTATAGACCCAACGCCACCATTCCGCCTTGACCTAAGCCAACTTTGATCGCTCAAGAAAAATCTCGTACACTCGCCGAAATCAAAATTATTGTTCCCAAGGAGCCTCCCATGGATATCTACGACCGCATTCCCTATTCCGCCATTGTTGACCGTAAACCGTTGAAACTTCCTGATGGCGGGCGGGTAATTGTTTGGCCTGTTGTTAATTTGGAAGAATGGGTGCCGACGGAGCCCTTGCCACGGCGGATCCTGACGCCTCCGGGGGAAGGCCAGCATGTGCCGGATATCCCGAACTGGTGCTGGTACGAATACGGTATGCGGGTTGGCATTTGGCGGATGATGGAGGTGCTGAACGAATTCAACATCACACCGACTGTTTCGATGAATGGCACCGTCGTCGATGTTTATCCCAGGGTCAGTGAAGAAGCCCTAAAACTCGGCTGGGAATTCATGGGCCATAGTTTTGTGCAGAAACCGATGTTCCAACTCGATGATGAACTCGAAGCCATCCAAAAGACCAGCGAACACCTAAAAGCTTTCTGTGGCTACAAACCGCGCGGATGGATGGGCCCTGGCCTGACCCAGACGGAAAAGACACCTGAACTACTAGTAGAAGGTGGGTTCGAGTACACCGCCGATTGGATTTTGGATGATCAGCCCTGTTTGGTGAACACTGACAACGGGCCGCTTTATTCCGTGCCCTACACGACGGAACTTAATGACATCCCGATTATGCTGTCCCAAGCCCATGTCTCCACCATCCTTTATGACCGGACGATGGATTACTTCAATACACTCTACCGCGAGGGCGAAAGCAACGTGCGGGTGATGTGTGTGGCGGTCCATCCCTATATCCACGGCGTGCCGCATCGTATTCCCTACTTCCGCAAAATTTTTGAAGAACTCTCAAGCAAGCCCGGCGTGGTATTCATGACGGGGGCTGAGATTCTGGACTGGTATCTGGCACAGCAGGACTAAACCATGACTGACACCACACATAAAAAGGCGTTAATAACGGGAGCATCAGCAGGGCTCGGCCTTGAAATTTCGCGCGCTCTGGCACAGGAGGGCTACGATGTCGCCCTGACCAGCCGCGATGCAGGGAAGTTGGAGAGCGTACTCAGCCATGACGACTTCGCCAACGTGAAGACCGTCGCCATCGAACTTGAACTCGCCTCAGAAGACAGCGTTAACCGCGCGATTAAAACGGCAACGGATGAGCTGGGCGGCATTGATGTTCTCGTCAACAATGGGGCCACCCCGCTGATTAAGCCGGCGATTGAGGTTACATGGCAAGAGTGGGACAGGGTTGTCGATGCGACCTTGAAGGGGACTTATTTTCTGACCTGCCGATTTGCTGAGCATTGCATAAATACGGAGCGTGCTGGATCGGTCATTAACATCGCATCTACCCACGGCATTGTCGGATGGCCCCTCCGAACAGTTTACGGCACCGCCAAGGGCGGCATGATCCAGATGTCGCGCATGCTGGCCATCGAATGGGCAGATAAAAACATCCGCGTTAATACGGTTTCCCCGGCAACCGTGATGACAGAGTCCAGAATGGAATCCTTAAGTGACCCGAAGAACCGCGCGAGCATGCTTGGACGCATTCCCACCGGCCGCTTTGTCGAAGCCTCCGAAATCGCCGCCGCCACACTTTATTTCGCCGACCCAGACAATGCCTCCGTCACCGGACAAATGCTGGTCATCGATGGCGGACTGACAGCGGTTTAAAGCGGACTTTTTACCGGAGAATAAAATGTCGGAGCAAGAGTCTGAAAGTGTGGGACGCCACGACCAAGGATTTCTGGCGATCAGTGATTGGCTGATTGAGGGCGCGCTGGGTGAAATTGATCTTGAGGCACAGTTCCTCATCTTCTGCCGTCGCCTCCATGAAGCGGGAATCCCCTTGATGCGGGGGCACCTTGCGACCCGCGCCCTACACCCCTTATTTGTTGCCGCAACCGCCACCTGGGAACGCGACGGCAAGGCAGAGGTTACCCGAATTCGATCTGAAGATGATAATGGTGAGGACTGGAAGCAAAGCCCTTTATCTAGGCTGTTGCAGTCGAGGAAACCCGACGTCCGCTACCGACTTAGCGCCGATGGTGATTGGCAAGAATTCCCCCTGCTCGTCAGTTTTAAAGAACGAGGCGCCACCGATTACTATGCTCAACTCGTCATGTTTAGCGAAGCCCGACAAGCACGATTGCGCCAGGACGGCTGCATCTTGTCCTGGACCAGCGATCACCCAGATGGGTTTAGTGATGACCAGATCAATGTCCTTCGCTGGCTTGGCTCTCGGTTCGGCGTCGTCGCCAAGCTGGATAAGCGCGAGCGGACAGCTATCAATGTTGTCTCGGCTTATCTCGGTTCCGATGCAGGACGGCGGGTGCTCGATGGACAGATCAAGCTCGGCGATGGAGAAGTTATTCCGGCGGTTATTTGGTTTAGTGACCTCCGCCAATCAACACCGCTCGCTGATCGATTGGCGGGCGATGACTTCCTACAGGTCTTGAATACTTATTTCCAATGCACAGCTGGAGCCGTTTTGGACCACGGCGGCGAAGTCCTCCGGTTTATTGGTGATGCGGTGCTGGCGATATTCCACGTCGACGGCGTCGATGGTCACACCCGTGCTGCCCGTGTCGCCTTAGCCGCAGCTCGCGATGCCGAAAGACGTCTCGCCGAAGTCAACGCAACCCGCACAGAAAGCGGCGAAGAAGCCCTCGACTTCGGGCTAGGTCTGCATTCGGGAGACCTGATGTTTGGTAACATTGGTGTGCCGGAGCGGGTTGAATTTTCCGTTGTTGGCCCTGCTGCCAACGAGGTCGCTCGGCTTGAAAACCTGACTAAGGACCTAGACCGCCGTATTCTAGTTTCTGAAGCCTTCGCCGATTTACTACCGTTACAATGGGAGAAATTAGGCGCCCAACAGGTAAAAGGCGTCGCCAGCGAAATGACCGTATTTGCACCGCCAAGAGGATAGGCGAACTCGCAAGTCAACTTGCTAAACTCTATAGTACAGTTCTAAATTTTACATTACGCCCCAATCTAGCCGAGTTCTTTATGGAGAGCTGTTTTGAGATCAATCAATTTTATTGTTGCACTGCTAATCGGCCTTCTCGTTGATGGATCAGCGACGGCACAACCCAAAAATATTCTAACTTTGGTCGTGAGCCCATTTCCTCCCTTCATCATCGTCAATAAAGAAACGGTTTCTGGATTTATTCCTGATTTGATACGTGAAGCGGCATTAAAGTCCGGAATAGAGCATAAATTCGAAATTTTCCCTTGGAAAAGGGCGTATCAAACCGTCCTAGAAGGTCCCCGAATGGCCCATATGGCACTGGCTCGGACGCCACAAAGAGAAAATAAATTTCAATGGGTACATCCGCTCTTTAAAGCCGAAATTGTGTTTATCACCAATCATTCCCCCCCTCTGGGAATGGAAAAAGCCAGGGCAATACAAACGGTTTGCGTCGTCGGTGCGACTCCGATGCTTAAGTTCTTAAAAAAGAATGGATTTAAAAATATCTATGAGGTTACCAAGATAAGAACATGCGCCAGCCTGCTTAAAAAAGATAGAGTGAGCGCTATATTCGGAGGCTGGTTCAGCACCCTTCACGCATTTAAAGAACAAGGCTTAACTGTCAAACATTTGGAAAAAGGTCCGGCAATTCTATCACTGGACATCTACTTAGCGGTTTCCAAAGATGTCGATCAGACAACTGTAAAAAAGCTCCGCTCTGCATTGCGCAACAGCAGCAAGGATGGGACCTACAACAAATTTCTATCCCTATATGATTTAGGCAGTTTAACCGCGCCTCAATATCAAACCTCATCGCCTAAATAGAAGAACTAAGGATCAACGAATTTAATCCCGCGATGAAACTTTAAACGCTATTCGGGTTTAATCCGTTTGTGAGTTTTCAGGCAATCGAGCAGACCCTTCGACCAAAACATAATCGCTGATCTTGTATATTAATATTTTCTAATGTAATGATGCTGGTTCCTTGTAAATAAACCAACAGCGGAGTTTGCCATGTCTGATGCACCGCCCCTAACCCTTGATACCCGCTTCCAAGAATTCAGCAATGGCTGGCGGGAACGGGGCCCGGGCATTTTAATATGTGTCACTGTCGCGGCCGCGGCTCAGCTTTTGTCACAACATTACGGCGCACCTCAGATGCTGTTTGCCTTGCTGCTGGGTATGGCCTTCAATTTCTTGTCGGAAGAAGGCCCCTGCGTCACCGGCATCCAGTTTTCCGCGACGACGTTGCTGCGGTTCGGCGTCGCACTGTTGGGCCTGCGCATTACCATTGATCAGGTCTTGGGACTGGGGTTGGATACGGTCGCGTTACTGGCGGGTGGTGTG
The Rhodospirillaceae bacterium DNA segment above includes these coding regions:
- a CDS encoding peptidase: MSNSDWDISDDAAALHDRAVICNTTLKSIVSLGAEQLGETLPRYLASGFTYVSLTVGLDETPLQETVLYCARERRRYKNSKDYIFVETVDDILRAKKEGKLAVGFHFQGSNPLMSELAMVELYYNLGIRHMVMVFNHKNPVGDGCLERTDGGLSQYGIRLIEEMNRVGIMVDCTHAGYTTSMEAMDVSKEPVIFSHCNVLGLRDHQRNIRDDQITACAKTGGVIGISGIARFMADPQDDSTEKFFEHIDYVTNLVGPEHVCIGLDHNYSLTTRHKYYEDNPHLLSKDDPNFPFKYVQPEQFPKLTEMMLENGYSESDVEGILGENFLRVARQVWK
- a CDS encoding TRAP transporter substrate-binding protein, translating into MTEPVKIKFGGYGPPTTTFSRAFKRVGDALEAQFGDRVDVKYVWNIMDLGYKGEEILWLVEEGLLTVGYQSSSYLTDRVKELGFVDLPFLFKSNEQARNAMAGGLGQHLSKCIEDICNYRILGYFENGFRHISNKLHPVHVPADMKGLKTRVLPSNIQVRTFQLLGADPLRIDLSEAIKGVVEGTLDAQENPLANTVTYGVHKFHPYHTLSNHFYISRPIFAHRDSFEAMPDDIREAFQKEISNVIPMQQEWAVAEEDIAQQALLDEGCEIVELSDEEHAAFVAAVGPLLDDARDMFGNEMFELLEQA
- a CDS encoding response regulator; this translates as MNTPTKYSDMHVLVVEDDKFMRDMVRRVLEMIGVTKITEATDGSDGLKKLVEVSPDLIVLDIMMEPMNGLQFLKSVRTGLSTRRDYPVVVLTGSNDESVLGTAMSLDCNAFVDKAVSLGEIKDRVARVIADPVRLRSPDAYQAVHIPNIKSGAVIESRLRASAPPPARAHEIPLEMVKPGSTLARDVLSDNGNVLMIGGTVLGVSVLNNLRDISKIIDLPTLWVKE
- a CDS encoding fumarylacetoacetate hydrolase family protein translates to MRFCRYNDNRLGVVRGDQVHDVTDVMNDLPSYRYPAPLGDALISNLDTLRPKMEALADKVAGIPIDGLDLLSPVANPTKIMGTPQNYKKHVDETFADANIHHGKPKRSLADQGLFLKANSALVGPSAGVTLRFPDRRTDHEAELGVIIGKVGSEISEADALDYVAGYAIALDMVVRGPEDRSFRKSVDSYAVLGPWFVTRDEISDPQDLNFNIKVSGEIRQQANTKDMILSVAKQIAWASEFYTLHPGDILMSGTCEGVSQVKPGDEMVIEFDGVGTMVMGINE
- a CDS encoding peptidoglycan DD-metalloendopeptidase family protein, with product MYFFRKVSSIIVMSLLAVGLVAGDGSFSPANANPKKIKRIFKKNDSDGDNKISADEWPKSTEAFKKIDADGDGYLTKSEFKNFFAGGGGPGGSPRADRGEGPKLEGEIQRSDIDETSMVAFRARLSNPESQERGLLESTLEPIYPEGLKCPKIDHIYGEEWQGPVPDRIHTGSDIPAGWDDPIYAMADGQVVAKFLGEKGHRGLQLVLRHTPEETGLPVWVYTLYSHFFKLPTLKVGDRVRMGDYLGPNGASGVPSRHRDPHLHLTVYYSTSPEYAVSRNFIFPQKLHFTDAVALFRGGMPLHPAKLRKLPDDQKKVKIVYKTKSGEISKPGSKFIWPFACRKE